The Bryobacteraceae bacterium genome includes a window with the following:
- a CDS encoding DDE transposase — protein MRGEDRQQQEMFLYASLEDLVPADHPLRPIRAMVDEALQRLDDTFDEIYGEVGRPSIAPERLLRAQLLMLLYTIRSERMLVEQLRYNLLFRWFVGLGMSEEVWHATVFTKNRDRLLEGDVARQFFGEIVRQAKQQGLMSSEHFSVDGTMVEAWASQKSFRPKQEKSDEDEPKQGGRNREVDFRGQQRSNETHESVTDPEARLWRKSQTAEAKLSYLGHVLGENRHGLIVNVRVTKAYGRAEREAAVEMAREIPGGTKRVTLAGDKGYDTREFVEQMKDLNVTPHVAQNVSGRRSAVDGRTTRHEGYWMSQRRRKLVEEFFGWAKVVAGLRKVKLRGREKVGWLFTLAAAAYNLVRMRNLMAAATA, from the coding sequence ATGAGAGGAGAAGACCGTCAGCAGCAAGAGATGTTCCTGTACGCGAGCCTGGAGGATCTGGTGCCGGCCGATCACCCGCTGCGGCCGATCCGGGCGATGGTGGACGAGGCGCTGCAGAGGCTGGACGACACCTTCGATGAGATTTACGGAGAAGTGGGGCGGCCGTCGATCGCGCCGGAGCGGCTGCTGCGGGCGCAGTTGCTGATGCTGCTGTACACAATCCGGAGCGAGAGGATGCTGGTCGAGCAGCTGCGCTACAACCTGCTGTTCCGGTGGTTCGTGGGTCTGGGGATGAGCGAGGAGGTCTGGCACGCGACGGTGTTCACGAAGAACCGGGACCGGCTGCTGGAAGGGGACGTAGCGCGGCAGTTCTTTGGCGAGATCGTGCGGCAGGCGAAGCAGCAGGGGCTGATGTCGAGCGAGCATTTTTCGGTGGACGGGACGATGGTGGAGGCGTGGGCGAGCCAGAAGAGCTTCCGGCCGAAACAGGAGAAGTCGGATGAGGACGAACCGAAACAGGGTGGGCGGAATCGGGAAGTGGACTTCCGGGGGCAGCAGCGGTCGAATGAGACGCACGAGTCGGTGACGGATCCGGAGGCGCGGCTGTGGCGGAAGAGTCAGACGGCGGAGGCGAAGCTGAGCTATCTGGGACACGTGCTGGGAGAGAACCGGCACGGGCTGATCGTGAACGTGCGGGTGACGAAAGCCTACGGGCGGGCGGAGCGGGAAGCGGCGGTGGAGATGGCGCGGGAGATTCCGGGAGGGACGAAGCGGGTGACGCTGGCCGGAGACAAGGGGTACGACACGCGGGAGTTTGTGGAGCAGATGAAGGATCTGAACGTGACGCCGCATGTGGCGCAGAACGTGAGCGGACGGCGCAGCGCGGTGGATGGGAGGACGACGCGGCATGAAGGCTACTGGATGAGCCAGAGGAGGCGGAAGCTGGTGGAGGAGTTCTTCGGATGGGCGAAGGTGGTGGCGGGGCTGAGGAAGGTGAAGCTGAGGGGGCGGGAGAAGGTGGGATGGCTGTTCACGCTGGCGGCAGCCGCATACAATCTGGTGAGGATGAGGAACCTGATGGCGGCGGCGACTGCCTGA